The DNA segment ATCGGCATGAACAGCTCGGGTTTCAATCCGGTGCACTTTGATGGCCGATAAGGCCAGAGCCAGGTAAACCCGGTTGGGATGGGCTTTGGCCAGTTTGGTAAGGGCTCTGCCCAGGGCATCATCATTAAACGCATCGGCGGTTATCCCTTCCCCGAAGAGCACGCTGAGGTTCATTTCACGGTAGAATTCTTCCACCCGGTAGAGCGGTTTTCTGGCTACCAGGACATTGATAACGAGCGCCTCAATCAATGTACCTGGAGACAGCCGGCACTGTTTAGGGTCCCAGGTAACCATGTCATCGATGATATCCCTGAGTTTAATTTCCCGGCAAAAGGCTGCAACCAGAGGGGCAGCACCGGCACTCAAGATCTTGAATTTGGGTATCAGGCTTCTCATGCGAAATTCCCTCGATTATTGT comes from the Bacillota bacterium genome and includes:
- a CDS encoding DUF4277 domain-containing protein, which translates into the protein MRSLIPKFKILSAGAAPLVAAFCREIKLRDIIDDMVTWDPKQCRLSPGTLIEALVINVLVARKPLYRVEEFYREMNLSVLFGEGITADAFNDDALGRALTKLAKAHPNRVYLALALSAIKVHRIETRAVHAD